One region of Besnoitia besnoiti strain Bb-Ger1 chromosome Unknown contig00098, whole genome shotgun sequence genomic DNA includes:
- a CDS encoding putative apocytochrome b (encoded by transcript BESB_086130), protein MSAHYSLVIEQDSFVPYLPYYLIGLIFLQTAFGLIELSHPDNSIPVNRFVTPLHIVPEWYFLAYYAVLKVIPSKTGGLLVFMLSTCQ, encoded by the exons atgtcggctcattactcccttgttattgaacaagattca tttgttccctatctaccatattatctaattggtttaattttcttacaaacggcttttggtttgattgaattatcgcacccagataactccataccagtgaaccggtttgtaactccgcttcatatcgtacctgaatggtactttttagcatattatgcggtgttaaaagtaatcccatccaaaaccggtggtttgttagtatttatgttatcaacatgtcaatga
- a CDS encoding cytochrome c oxidase subunit iii subfamily protein (encoded by transcript BESB_086120) codes for MTIMLSALSIVVSSVYLKNQHLYTSCTNIMTFTLVVAFLMLVCTEYLGLSLYINDNAFGNGLFILTGIHFSHVIVGAILVFFTQSIYSSLVTYMPTSSIMLSKSKGMLCKIFTEPFTILYLHFVETMWILIHITFYL; via the coding sequence atgaccatcatgttaagtgcattaagtatagtggtatccagcgtatatttgaaaaaccaacatttgtatacaagctgtacgaatatcatgacattcactttggtagtcgccttcttaatgttagtctgtacggaatacttaggactatctctttatattaatgataatgcatttggtaatggacttttcatcttaactggtatacattttagccatgttattgttggagctatccttgtattcttcactcaaagtatctatagttctttagttacttacatgcctacaagctctataatgctaagcaaatctaaaggtatgttatgcaagatctttacagaaccattcactattttatatctacactttgtagaaaccatgtggatattaatccacattacattctatctctaa